ACCGGGGAGACCGCCCGTGGGTGAGTGGTTCTCCTCCACCGCCGCGTCCGGGTCGCTCGCACTGGCGATCCCCGTCGCGCTGGTCGCCGGGCTGGTCTCCTTCTTCTCGCCGTGCGTCATCCCGCTGCTGCCCGGCTACCTCTCCTACGCCACCGGGCTGTCGGGGGCCGACCTCGAGGAGGCGCACCGCGGCCGGATGCTCGCCGGCTCGCTGCTGTTCGTGCTGGGCTTCTCGGCGGTCTTCGTGGCGCTCGGGACCCTGTCGGGTGCGCTCGGCAGCTGGCTGATCACCTGGCAGCGCGAGATCACCGTCGTGCTCGGCGTCCTCACGATCCTGCTCGGACTGGCCTTCGCCGGGCTGGTGCCGCTGCTGCAGCGGGACTGGCGGGTGCACCACGTGCCGGCCGTCGGGCTGGCCGCCGCGCCGCTGCTCGGGGTGCTCTTCGGCCTCGGGTGGACGCCGTGCATCGGGCCCACCCTCGGGGTGATCACCACGCTCTCGATCAACGAGGCGACCGCGGCCCGGGGCGCGTTGCTCTCGGCCTGCTACGCCGTCGGGCTGGGACTGCCGTTCGTCGCGGCCGGGCTGGCCTACCGGCGTACCCTCGGCGCCTTCGCGGCGATCCGGCGCCACCAGCAGTGGGTCACCCGGGTCGGCGGGCTGATGCTCGTCGTCGTCGGCGTCCTGCTGGTCACCGGCTGGTGGGCCGAGGCGGTGACGTGGCTGCAGCTGCGGCTCATCAGCGACTTCGAGACGAGCCTGTGATGGCCGAGCCGACGCGCCGCTCCGGCGAGCTCACCCTCACCGAGCTGCTCCGCTGGGGCTGGCGACAGCTGACCTCGATGCGGACCGCGCTCGTGCTGCTGCTGCTGCTCGCGCTCGCCGCCATCCCCGGGTCGGTCGTCCCGCAGGAGGACGTCGACTCGGTCAAGGCGGCACAGTGGCAGGAGGACCACCCGACGCTGACGCCCGTCTACGAGGCGCTGGGGCTCTTCGACGTCTACTCCTCGCCGTGGTTCGCCGCCATCTACCTGCTGCTCGTGGTGTCGCTGGTCGGCTGCTTCGTGCCGCGGATCGCGGTCTACGCCCGGGCCGTGCGGGCGCAGCCGCCCGCGACCCCGCGTCGCCTCGACCGGCTGCCCGACCACGCGTCGTACCGCACCGACCTCCCCCCGGAGGAGGTGCTCGGCCGGGCGAGGACCGCGCTGCGCGGGCACCGGATCCGCGCGGACGGCGACGACGGTTCCGTCGCCGCCGAGCGCGGCTACCTGCGCGAGGCCGGCAACCTGCTCTTCCACGTCTCCGTCCTGGTCGTGCTGATCGGCTTCGCGATCGGCAGCCTGCTCGGCTACCGCGGCGGCGTGATCCTCGTGGTCGGCAACGGGATGTCCAACAACCTCACGCAGTACGACGAGTTCGAGCCGGGCAGCCTGTTCACCCCCGACGACCTCGACGACTTCTACCTCGACGTGGACGACTTCGACGTCGAGTGGATCACGTCGGGGCGGGCCCAGGGCCAGGCCCAGGGCTTCGTGTCCCAC
The genomic region above belongs to Nocardioides coralli and contains:
- the resB gene encoding cytochrome c biogenesis protein ResB, whose translation is MAEPTRRSGELTLTELLRWGWRQLTSMRTALVLLLLLALAAIPGSVVPQEDVDSVKAAQWQEDHPTLTPVYEALGLFDVYSSPWFAAIYLLLVVSLVGCFVPRIAVYARAVRAQPPATPRRLDRLPDHASYRTDLPPEEVLGRARTALRGHRIRADGDDGSVAAERGYLREAGNLLFHVSVLVVLIGFAIGSLLGYRGGVILVVGNGMSNNLTQYDEFEPGSLFTPDDLDDFYLDVDDFDVEWITSGRAQGQAQGFVSHVSYAAGGGEPEDYDLRVNHPLSIGDTDVFLIGHGYAPVITIRDGNGDVAYSGPTIFLPEDQTFQSVGVVKAPDARPQQIGLEGWFYPTYAFTQETGPFSVFGDAQNPAISMQAYVGDLGMDLGTPQSVYALDKDDAELVTEGDGSMFRVDLALGDTVDLPGGQGSVTFERLERWNKIQISQTPGKWIALTGVVLGLVGLCGSLFIRPRRSWVRAREDGQGTLVEVAVLDRAGGDDVSAALGELVTALKDDPKEPS
- a CDS encoding cytochrome c biogenesis CcdA family protein, which produces MGEWFSSTAASGSLALAIPVALVAGLVSFFSPCVIPLLPGYLSYATGLSGADLEEAHRGRMLAGSLLFVLGFSAVFVALGTLSGALGSWLITWQREITVVLGVLTILLGLAFAGLVPLLQRDWRVHHVPAVGLAAAPLLGVLFGLGWTPCIGPTLGVITTLSINEATAARGALLSACYAVGLGLPFVAAGLAYRRTLGAFAAIRRHQQWVTRVGGLMLVVVGVLLVTGWWAEAVTWLQLRLISDFETSL